A region of Photobacterium sanguinicancri DNA encodes the following proteins:
- a CDS encoding tellurite resistance TerB family protein: MKSLMDQLLGQATKLMDSGKSAAVSSSSNKTDLLKGAVGGGLIGTLLGNKKSRKMVSKYGTKAAMVGGTAVAGTLAYQAYKKWQQDQPSESTAPQPLSTSSVNDKAIEVKAEASAENVLLLKAMVFAARSDGHVDEAEKQAITGWVHQQGVGENVETIISRWMNEPLDPAVLAKDVTNLEQASEVYLVSLLAIDVDHFMEKAYLAQLSHALGLPQGLVEKIEEQASL; the protein is encoded by the coding sequence ATGAAAAGCTTAATGGATCAATTGTTAGGGCAAGCAACCAAGCTTATGGATAGCGGTAAGTCGGCGGCAGTAAGCTCATCATCGAATAAAACCGATTTACTTAAAGGCGCTGTCGGCGGTGGATTAATCGGCACATTATTAGGTAATAAGAAAAGTCGAAAGATGGTCTCGAAATATGGCACCAAAGCGGCAATGGTTGGTGGCACTGCTGTTGCTGGTACATTGGCTTATCAGGCCTATAAAAAGTGGCAGCAAGATCAGCCAAGTGAATCGACGGCTCCTCAACCTTTATCTACGTCCTCGGTTAATGATAAAGCCATTGAAGTAAAGGCAGAGGCGAGCGCAGAAAACGTATTACTATTAAAAGCGATGGTATTTGCTGCGAGATCTGATGGACATGTAGATGAAGCCGAAAAACAAGCGATAACGGGATGGGTGCATCAGCAAGGTGTCGGTGAAAATGTTGAAACCATAATTTCACGCTGGATGAATGAACCACTAGATCCTGCTGTATTGGCGAAGGACGTTACCAATCTAGAGCAAGCATCAGAAGTCTATTTAGTCTCATTACTCGCAATTGATGTTGATCACTTCATGGAAAAGGCTTATTTAGCACAGTTATCTCACGCATTAGGACTACCACAGGGTTTAGTTGAGAAAATAGAAGAGCAAGCATCACTATAA